The Cytobacillus oceanisediminis genomic interval ATGAAAGGAAAGGGCAATTATTAAGTGTGCTTATTGAGCATATACAGATTTCGCTTATTGCTTTGTTTTTTGCAGTTCTGATTGCGATTCCGCTAGGGATTTATTTGACAAAAAAACAAAAAATCGCAGAAGGGATCATTGGAGTGACGGCCGTATTGCAGACTGTTCCATCATTAGCCTTGCTTGGCCTTTTGATTCCCATGTTCGGCATTGGGAAAGTTCCGGCGATTATCGCATTAGTCGTATATGCACTTCTTCCCATTCTAAGAAATACATATACAGGCATTAAGGAAGTGGATGATTCCATTATCGAAGCGGCTCGGGCAATGGGAATGAACAGGCGGAAAAGGCTCATGAAGGTCGAGCTTCCTCTCGCCATGCCGGTTATTATGGCCGGTATCCGGACGGCTATGGTGTTAATCGTTGGCACGGCTACTCTTGCTGCATTAATTGGAGCAGGAGGCTTGGGAGAACTGATTCTCCTTGGAATCGACCGGAACAACACGGCCCTGATCGTTCTTGGGGCCATACCTGCTGCCATATTGGCAATCCTTTTTGATATGCTGCTGCGCCGCTTCGAGGATATGTCATTTAAAAGATCACTCACTGCGCTGGGGGTATTCATCGGTGCGATGATATTGGTTATGGCGATTCCTTTACTGACAAATAAATCGGATGAAAATCTTGTCATTGGCGGAAAGCTTGGTTCAGAACCGGAGATCCTTATCAATATGTACAAATTACTGATTGAAAATGAAACGGATCTTAACGTGGAATTACAGCCTGGATTAGGAAAAACGTCTTTTGTCTTCAATGCACTTAAGTCAGGAAGCATCGATGTGTATCCTGAGTTTACCGGTACAGCCATTGCGGAATTTTTAAAAGAGACAGCGGTAAGCACCGACCGTGGAGAGGTTTATGAGCAGGCGAGAAAAGGGATGAAGGATCAATTCAACATGGAGCTGTTAGAACCGATGGCTTACAATAATACGTATGCTTTGGCAGTGCCAGAACAATTGGCTGAGGAATATAGCCTGCAATCTATTTCAGATCTAAAAGCAGTCGAGCAAAACATAAAAGCAGGCTTCACTCTTGAATTCTCGGATCGGGAAGATGGCTATCGGGGCATTCAAAAGCTTTATGGCGTGGATTTTCCAACTGTTTTAACCATGGAGCCTAAGCTGCGCTATGGAGCCATCGAAAAAGGCGAAATCAACCTAGTGGACGCTTATTCTACAGATAGTGAAATCGCAAGGTATAACCTTACTGTCCTGGAGGATGACAAAAATCTGTTTCCTCCTTATCAGGGTGCCCCATTGCTAAGAGCTGAAACAGCCGAAGAACATCCCGAATTGGTCAAAGCCTTAAACAAACTGAGCGGTAAAATCAGTGACGATGAAATGCGTCAAATGAATTATAAAGTCAATGTTGAAGGGGCAAGTGCTGAAGAAACAGCCCTGGAGTATTTGGAGAAGGAGGGGCTTCTGAAGTAGTCCTCGAAAACCGTCTGGAGGAAATCCGGGCGGTTTTTGCATGATGAGATGTTTTAAATCATGCCCAAATATCATACACATTTCTTAATCGCACTTGTGTTTAAGGAGATGATGGTATGCAATATGAGATGGAAAAAGCTAACCTGCTCGCTGAAAATATTAAGGATTTTATTGCGTTCATTAATAAAAATCTCGAAAGAAATATCTTTTATATGGACACAGACAAATTACAGCAAATCAAATTGATTGCTGAAGACTTTAAGTTTCATATCCTCGCAAATGAGCTGTTTAGAATCAATCGCTTTGTCTGGGATCCAAAGTACTCTATTTATTTGGTGAATCGGTTTGTAGAAGGGCTCACCATTATTGATGAATATGTACAAAGAAACTATAACAGCCTGTTTATGGTGTCTGGAAGATTATATACATTGAAGAATCTCAGTTCTTTATTCAGCAATGAGTAAACAGTCAGAGCTGCTCCTATTTTCATGATTCCAAAGAGTTTTAGTATGGAAGGAAATATTGCCTCTCTTCATTTTTCACTATTTGGATTATAATAGTATAAGTTCATTCTTTTATTTTAAACAATTAGGGGTATGAAAATGGAGAAGCACAAGATCTTAAGAATTCTGGAAAAAGAATTAGTGGTTGCCCTTGGATGTACGGAACCTGTTGCAATTGCACTCGCAGCAGCCATGGCAAAGAGCCATGCAAAAGGGGAAATAAAAGAGCTTTGCTTAAAAGCGAGCGGAAACATCATCAAAAATGCAAAATCAGTCGGAATTCCCGGCATGAATTCCTATGGTCTTGATTTCGCAGCGGCAATCGGCGCTGTGGCTGGGGACCCTGCAAGAAAGCTGGAAGTATTAGAGGGAGTGGGGCCTGAAGATGAGCTTCTGGCGCTGAAACTTATTGAAGAAGGAAAAGTTACTTCCCTCCAGGCGGAGACACCGAAAAGGCTTTATATCGAAGCGGTATTAAAAACAGATATGCAGACTTCCAGAGTGGTAATCTCTGATAACCACAGCAATATTACTTTAATTGAGGTTGATGGTGAGATTATCTACCAGGGCGGATGTGAAAATATAGGAATCCAATCTGAAGAAGATGAATTAATTGCACTCACCATTGATGAGATATATGAATGGGTGCTTAGTGTGGAAATCAGCTCCCTATCACTTATAAAAAAGAGTATTGAGCTCAATCGGGTCATTGGAATGGAAGGCCTATCGGGCGAGTATGGCCTAAAGGTAGGGAAAACGA includes:
- the opuFB gene encoding osmoprotectant update ABC transporter permease/substrate-binding subunit OpuFB (The ABC transporter OpuF is widely distributed in Bacillus species other than B. subtilis. OpuFA is the ATP-binding subunit, while OpuFB is a fusion of permease and substrate-binding subunits.), with the protein product MNTFSSVFNERKGQLLSVLIEHIQISLIALFFAVLIAIPLGIYLTKKQKIAEGIIGVTAVLQTVPSLALLGLLIPMFGIGKVPAIIALVVYALLPILRNTYTGIKEVDDSIIEAARAMGMNRRKRLMKVELPLAMPVIMAGIRTAMVLIVGTATLAALIGAGGLGELILLGIDRNNTALIVLGAIPAAILAILFDMLLRRFEDMSFKRSLTALGVFIGAMILVMAIPLLTNKSDENLVIGGKLGSEPEILINMYKLLIENETDLNVELQPGLGKTSFVFNALKSGSIDVYPEFTGTAIAEFLKETAVSTDRGEVYEQARKGMKDQFNMELLEPMAYNNTYALAVPEQLAEEYSLQSISDLKAVEQNIKAGFTLEFSDREDGYRGIQKLYGVDFPTVLTMEPKLRYGAIEKGEINLVDAYSTDSEIARYNLTVLEDDKNLFPPYQGAPLLRAETAEEHPELVKALNKLSGKISDDEMRQMNYKVNVEGASAEETALEYLEKEGLLK
- a CDS encoding serine dehydratase subunit alpha family protein is translated as MEKHKILRILEKELVVALGCTEPVAIALAAAMAKSHAKGEIKELCLKASGNIIKNAKSVGIPGMNSYGLDFAAAIGAVAGDPARKLEVLEGVGPEDELLALKLIEEGKVTSLQAETPKRLYIEAVLKTDMQTSRVVISDNHSNITLIEVDGEIIYQGGCENIGIQSEEDELIALTIDEIYEWVLSVEISSLSLIKKSIELNRVIGMEGLSGEYGLKVGKTIKRNVEMGILSDDIATAAMSLAAAGSDARMAGSTLPVMANTGSGNQGIAVTLPVVAAAERLKVTEEKMIRAVALSHLITIHIKSKFGRLSALCGVTAAGMGASAAIVYLLDGQLQQIKAAIQNTIGNVSGMICDGAKAGCAMKVSTCSNVAVQSALLALNDQEIKSTDGFIHDDVEKSIESFCKLGNEGTRHTDELILKLMMEK